The proteins below come from a single Roseiconus lacunae genomic window:
- a CDS encoding alpha-amylase family glycosyl hydrolase produces MIELIQSIYPDHTTEIQAGIDTLLKKYAAEIKPVDSNAPSELCQKDSILITYGDSFREDGISPLQCLKKFACQQLGDCVSAIHLLPCFPYTSDDGFSVQDYYQIDPALGNWFDMEELGQSYELMFDAVVNHISKSSEWFKGFLDGDARYADYFIVADPDADYSSVTRPRALPLLHPFRQGDKTVHVWTTFSEDQVDLNFHSPSVLLAVLDVLLFYVARGARYIRLDAIAFIWKELGTSCMHLPQTHGIIQLCRKVIEQLAPQVAIITETNVPHEENISYFGNGSNEAHLVYNFTLPPLLMYSLHRQNVDTLTRWASSLDLPGDRTCFFNFTASHDGVGVRPLQGIVSTEAIEELAEIARSHGGFVSMRDNGDGTQSPYEINCNYFDFATDPSSSDSVRVQRFLLTQSVMLTMPGVPGIYYHSIIGSENDRQAAIDSKINRRINRAKLHYPSLAAELERPDTIRSQVFNRYKTMLTARGGEPLFAPFVAAEYHSAGPVFVIRRSNDDGTLFAVHNFSDSDEAITLPGEKLTDLLTGQQLGSGSDVTSITLQPFEFRWLRMT; encoded by the coding sequence ATGATTGAACTGATCCAATCGATTTACCCCGACCACACGACAGAGATCCAGGCAGGCATCGACACGCTACTGAAAAAGTATGCCGCCGAGATCAAGCCAGTCGACTCAAACGCCCCGAGCGAACTTTGTCAAAAGGATTCGATTCTGATCACCTACGGTGACAGTTTTCGAGAAGACGGGATCAGCCCACTGCAATGTCTCAAAAAGTTTGCTTGTCAACAGCTGGGTGACTGCGTCAGTGCGATCCACCTGCTGCCGTGCTTTCCCTACACGTCTGACGACGGCTTTAGCGTACAGGACTACTACCAGATCGATCCGGCGCTGGGGAATTGGTTCGACATGGAAGAATTGGGGCAGTCGTATGAACTGATGTTTGACGCGGTCGTCAATCACATTTCCAAAAGTTCGGAATGGTTCAAAGGATTCCTCGATGGTGACGCTCGCTACGCGGACTATTTTATCGTTGCTGATCCAGATGCCGATTATTCCAGCGTTACGCGTCCACGTGCATTGCCGCTTTTGCATCCTTTTCGACAAGGCGACAAGACAGTCCATGTTTGGACGACGTTCTCGGAAGATCAGGTCGACTTGAATTTCCATAGTCCGAGCGTTCTGCTCGCGGTGCTCGATGTGCTGCTGTTCTATGTCGCCCGCGGTGCACGCTACATTCGACTGGACGCCATCGCTTTTATCTGGAAAGAGCTTGGCACCAGTTGCATGCACCTGCCACAAACGCATGGCATCATTCAGCTTTGTCGAAAAGTCATCGAGCAATTGGCTCCCCAAGTTGCCATCATCACAGAGACCAATGTCCCGCACGAAGAAAACATCTCCTACTTTGGCAACGGCAGCAATGAGGCACATCTGGTTTACAACTTTACGCTTCCGCCGCTGTTGATGTATTCGCTTCATCGTCAAAACGTTGATACGTTGACTCGATGGGCCAGTTCGCTTGACTTGCCGGGAGATCGCACTTGCTTCTTTAACTTCACCGCCAGCCATGACGGAGTGGGCGTGCGTCCTTTGCAAGGGATCGTCAGCACGGAAGCGATCGAGGAACTAGCCGAGATCGCTCGTTCGCACGGCGGATTTGTCTCGATGCGTGATAACGGCGATGGGACTCAATCGCCGTATGAAATTAACTGCAACTACTTTGATTTCGCGACCGATCCTTCGTCGTCGGATAGCGTCCGCGTTCAACGTTTTCTACTGACCCAATCAGTGATGCTAACGATGCCGGGCGTTCCGGGGATCTACTACCATTCGATCATCGGATCGGAAAACGATCGACAAGCCGCTATCGATTCGAAAATCAATCGGCGTATCAATCGTGCTAAGCTGCATTACCCTAGCCTGGCTGCCGAGCTTGAGCGGCCCGATACGATTCGCTCTCAGGTCTTCAACCGCTACAAGACAATGTTGACCGCTCGCGGGGGCGAGCCATTGTTTGCTCCGTTTGTCGCTGCCGAATATCACTCGGCCGGTCCCGTCTTTGTCATTCGGCGATCCAACGACGACGGAACACTCTTCGCAGTTCATAACTTTTCAGATTCCGACGAGGCGATCACACTGCCGGGTGAAAAACTCACTGATCTTTTAACCGGTCAACAACTCGGCAGTGGTTCCGATGTCACGTCGATCACGTTACAACCGTTCGAGTTCCGCTGGCTCAGGATGACCTAA
- a CDS encoding GNAT family N-acetyltransferase has translation MITYQIEPKLSANTFVDLLRRSTLAARRPVDQPQIIEGMLRKADVIATARSEEGSLVGVARSITDFHYCTYLSDLAVDEAFQRQGIGRRLIEFSHQQAGLQTNLILLAAPAAATYYPYIGMESHPSCWIRRAAETPHECDRKP, from the coding sequence TTGATCACCTACCAAATCGAACCGAAACTTTCGGCCAACACGTTCGTCGACTTGTTGCGCCGGTCGACACTAGCCGCTCGGCGTCCAGTCGATCAGCCTCAAATCATCGAAGGGATGCTGCGAAAGGCCGACGTGATTGCAACCGCGCGGAGTGAAGAAGGATCGCTTGTCGGTGTCGCAAGATCGATCACCGACTTCCACTACTGTACCTATCTGTCGGATTTGGCAGTCGACGAAGCATTTCAGCGTCAAGGCATCGGCCGGCGATTAATCGAGTTTTCACATCAGCAGGCAGGATTGCAAACCAATCTGATCCTGTTAGCCGCGCCTGCGGCGGCAACGTACTACCCATACATTGGGATGGAATCACATCCGTCTTGTTGGATTCGCCGCGCCGCTGAAACACCTCACGAGTGTGACCGGAAACCATGA
- a CDS encoding acyl-CoA dehydrogenase family protein produces MDQNFETQLANLELALYERASRWRTVNDWPAESLLSCGQAGVLAGLAGMSGWSALRQVQTLIGLARADLVTTFIITQHLGALKRLIASDRASEQADIIEALSSGRSIGSVGISHLTTSRRHLDRPVVTASPADGGLTLDGCIPWVTGASQVDWIVVGATLPDATEVLALVDANTAGLQPGPGAKMIAMEASCTDAVHLNSVFVPWLSILAGPELNVLSGGSRAVKKSSGAGGLQTSALALGLSFAALRFLEDEATRRDNLLGIVEKFSAEHTQLRQRIESATEADSAVDLAELRTQANQLVQRTTAAAMTTAKGAGLMVDHPVGRYCQQAFFFLVWSCPQPVADAHLCEMAGLMDA; encoded by the coding sequence ATGGATCAAAACTTTGAAACTCAATTGGCGAATCTCGAGCTGGCGCTCTACGAACGCGCTTCGCGATGGCGAACGGTGAACGACTGGCCCGCCGAATCCTTGCTGTCGTGTGGTCAGGCGGGAGTGCTTGCTGGGTTAGCGGGGATGTCAGGCTGGTCGGCTTTGAGGCAAGTCCAAACGTTGATCGGTTTGGCGCGAGCCGACTTAGTGACAACCTTTATCATCACTCAGCATCTCGGCGCTCTCAAACGATTGATCGCCAGTGACCGAGCTTCGGAGCAAGCGGATATCATCGAAGCTTTATCCAGCGGACGTTCGATTGGTTCGGTCGGCATCAGTCATTTAACCACCAGTCGGCGGCACCTTGATCGTCCCGTTGTCACGGCATCGCCAGCAGACGGCGGGCTGACCCTTGACGGCTGCATCCCTTGGGTCACGGGGGCCAGCCAAGTCGACTGGATTGTCGTCGGAGCGACGTTGCCCGATGCCACCGAGGTGCTCGCGCTCGTCGATGCAAACACCGCTGGTCTGCAACCGGGACCGGGTGCGAAAATGATCGCAATGGAAGCCAGTTGCACCGACGCGGTTCATCTCAACAGTGTCTTTGTTCCCTGGCTATCGATTCTGGCTGGCCCGGAACTCAATGTCTTAAGCGGTGGCTCGCGAGCGGTAAAAAAATCGAGCGGAGCGGGCGGTCTACAAACTTCGGCCCTTGCGCTCGGGCTGTCTTTTGCCGCCCTTCGATTTCTAGAGGACGAGGCGACTCGTCGCGACAACCTACTTGGAATCGTCGAAAAGTTTTCGGCAGAACATACCCAACTTCGGCAGAGGATCGAATCGGCAACCGAAGCCGACAGCGCGGTCGATCTCGCCGAACTACGAACCCAAGCAAATCAACTTGTCCAGCGAACCACCGCCGCGGCGATGACCACGGCCAAGGGAGCCGGATTGATGGTCGATCATCCGGTCGGTCGCTACTGCCAACAAGCGTTTTTCTTTTTGGTGTGGAGTTGTCCGCAGCCGGTCGCGGACGCACATCTTTGCGAAATGGCAGGGTTGATGGATGCGTGA
- a CDS encoding glucose 1-dehydrogenase, with translation MKAVAVKPGTPNSVHLTDIPEPSLDAFPDGNGVLVKTLKVGVDATDREINEALYGNAPEGDDYLVIGHESFGVVEAVGPKVRRVKPGDYVTATVRRPGGSIYDMIGTNDMTSEETYYERGINLRHGFMTEKFVDEEEYIVRVPEGLKHLHVLQEPMSCAAKAVQQAYEAQQRMKVWRPRLAYVLGSGQIGLLTTLILKLRGLEVYTLARGEAPNLKSEIVEGMEAHYVSTRQTPMNELVAKTGKPDLIVDATGSSKLAFQAMQYVGHNGVVVWTSITGGDQNIEIPSDSVNLNWVLGNKLLLGSVNGNRTHFESGIRDLALGDMMFPGVLSKILTHPVDGLENYQEMMRLLVEEKDALKVFVNVAEE, from the coding sequence ATGAAAGCCGTCGCGGTTAAACCCGGCACACCGAACAGTGTTCACCTGACCGACATCCCCGAGCCCTCGCTCGATGCGTTCCCCGATGGCAATGGGGTATTGGTAAAGACGTTGAAGGTCGGCGTTGACGCGACCGACCGAGAGATTAACGAGGCGTTGTACGGAAACGCTCCCGAGGGCGACGATTATTTGGTGATCGGGCACGAATCTTTCGGCGTGGTCGAGGCGGTCGGTCCGAAAGTTCGCCGCGTCAAGCCGGGCGATTATGTCACCGCCACGGTGCGCCGCCCGGGCGGTTCGATCTATGACATGATCGGCACCAACGACATGACCAGTGAAGAGACGTACTACGAGCGTGGGATCAACCTACGTCACGGTTTCATGACCGAAAAGTTCGTCGACGAGGAGGAATACATTGTCCGTGTTCCCGAAGGTCTCAAGCATTTGCATGTGCTCCAGGAACCGATGAGTTGTGCGGCCAAAGCGGTCCAGCAGGCTTACGAGGCACAGCAGCGAATGAAAGTTTGGCGTCCCCGTTTAGCGTACGTGCTCGGATCGGGTCAGATCGGTTTGCTGACGACGCTGATTTTGAAGCTTCGCGGGCTGGAGGTTTATACGCTTGCTCGTGGCGAAGCGCCGAACCTGAAAAGCGAAATCGTCGAAGGGATGGAGGCACACTATGTCAGCACGCGTCAAACGCCGATGAACGAATTGGTCGCCAAGACCGGCAAGCCAGATTTGATTGTCGACGCGACCGGCAGCAGCAAGCTCGCGTTTCAAGCGATGCAATACGTCGGTCACAACGGCGTCGTGGTCTGGACCAGCATCACCGGCGGCGACCAAAACATCGAGATTCCGTCGGACAGCGTGAACTTGAACTGGGTTTTGGGCAACAAGTTGCTGCTCGGTAGCGTCAACGGTAACCGCACGCACTTTGAAAGCGGGATTCGTGACCTGGCGCTCGGCGACATGATGTTCCCCGGCGTGCTGAGCAAAATATTGACGCACCCGGTCGATGGCTTGGAGAATTACCAGGAAATGATGCGTCTATTGGTCGAGGAAAAAGACGCCCTCAAGGTCTTCGTCAACGTCGCCGAAGAGTGA
- a CDS encoding helix-turn-helix transcriptional regulator — translation MHSINGKSDHSVVRSVDRELLRAMPADALIGVGDLIDRLGVTATAVRQRIDRMLERELIEREKVVAGRGRPTYQYRLTEKGRRINSADSTELAEAMWQEMLAIEDPELRDRMLAGIAKRMGKEYASRLADARMDASTPLEERMRLLSELLSERRVVSDVVSDGKLPVLDIRCCPFPTLANGEHDHSMCRLEELLLSEALGKPVQLSQCRKDGDSCCQFTPAAPNESVGLGSSDATRSTHH, via the coding sequence ATGCATTCAATTAACGGCAAGTCCGACCATTCGGTGGTTCGATCCGTCGACCGTGAATTGTTACGCGCGATGCCCGCGGACGCATTGATCGGTGTCGGCGATTTGATCGACCGGCTTGGCGTGACAGCCACTGCGGTTCGTCAGCGAATCGACCGAATGCTGGAGCGTGAATTGATCGAACGGGAAAAAGTGGTCGCCGGACGCGGTCGCCCGACCTACCAGTATCGGTTGACCGAGAAAGGACGCCGCATCAACAGTGCCGATTCGACGGAGTTGGCCGAGGCAATGTGGCAGGAGATGCTGGCGATCGAAGATCCAGAATTGCGAGACCGGATGTTGGCCGGCATCGCCAAACGGATGGGCAAAGAATATGCCTCGCGATTGGCCGATGCTCGGATGGATGCCAGCACGCCGCTTGAAGAACGCATGCGTCTGCTTAGCGAACTGCTTAGCGAACGCCGCGTCGTCAGCGACGTTGTTTCCGATGGCAAGTTACCGGTTCTGGACATTAGATGTTGCCCATTCCCGACGCTGGCCAACGGAGAGCATGACCACTCGATGTGTCGGCTGGAAGAACTGCTGCTTTCCGAAGCGTTGGGCAAACCGGTGCAGTTAAGCCAGTGTCGAAAGGATGGCGATTCATGCTGCCAGTTCACTCCGGCAGCACCGAACGAATCTGTCGGGCTTGGATCGTCCGACGCGACGCGGTCAACCCATCATTGA
- a CDS encoding 30S ribosomal protein S1, whose translation MVNRNLIRSLEDDDMLDDLATLAPEEETEDWLLDFLQHAEQQDYSQGQIVDGKIVEMNDEWALIDVGFKSEGTVSLNEWGPEEAKPKVGDIVRVLIEEMEDNFGAADDPYGMISLSKEKAEKIIEWEKIISTIGEGQVVTGWVIRKIKGGLLVNIGVDVFLPGSQVDIRRPGDIGDFIGRVIQAEVLKIDDTRRNIVISRRSLIENQREEDRAFLMQELEVGQIRKGIVKNIADFGAFVDLGGIDGLLHITDMAWERISHPTEMVSIDQEIEVKVLHIDREKQKIALGLKQKDRNPWENIEQKYPVDSNHMGEVVNVMSYGAFVKLEPGIEGLVHISEMSWTKRVNHPSELVNIGDKIEVKILGVDPEGQQLSLGMKQTQKNPWEDVLERYPEGTDVNGKVRNLTNYGAFIELEEGIDGLLHVSDMSWTRKIGHPSEVLEKGQELQCRVLSVDEQRRRIALGLKQLDNDPWDGDIPDKYQPGQLVKGTVTKITNFGVFIGLEDGLEGLLHISELAEHKVENPEEVVKVNDEIEVKVLRVDTDERKIGLSLKRVEWGEEEERAAAEAEAAEAGDVPAQDGELKGGLGSGEGPLFPPAN comes from the coding sequence ATGGTTAACCGCAATCTCATCCGTTCCCTCGAAGACGACGACATGCTCGATGATCTGGCGACATTGGCGCCAGAAGAGGAAACGGAAGATTGGCTGCTCGATTTCCTTCAGCACGCCGAGCAGCAGGATTACAGCCAGGGCCAAATCGTCGACGGTAAGATCGTCGAAATGAACGACGAGTGGGCTCTGATTGACGTTGGCTTCAAGAGCGAAGGCACCGTCAGCCTGAACGAATGGGGCCCCGAAGAGGCCAAGCCGAAGGTCGGCGATATCGTCCGTGTCTTGATCGAAGAGATGGAAGATAACTTCGGCGCCGCCGACGATCCTTACGGGATGATCTCCCTGAGTAAGGAAAAGGCCGAAAAGATTATCGAGTGGGAAAAGATCATCTCGACGATCGGCGAAGGCCAGGTGGTTACCGGCTGGGTCATCCGCAAAATCAAGGGCGGTTTGCTAGTCAACATCGGCGTCGATGTGTTTTTGCCAGGCAGCCAGGTCGATATCCGACGTCCCGGCGACATTGGCGATTTCATCGGCCGCGTGATCCAAGCCGAAGTGCTCAAGATCGACGACACCCGCCGCAACATCGTCATCAGCCGCCGCTCGCTGATCGAAAACCAACGCGAAGAAGATCGCGCGTTCTTGATGCAAGAACTCGAGGTCGGTCAGATCCGCAAAGGGATCGTCAAGAACATCGCCGACTTCGGTGCGTTCGTCGACCTCGGCGGTATCGACGGTCTGTTGCACATCACCGACATGGCATGGGAGCGTATCTCGCACCCGACCGAAATGGTTTCCATCGACCAGGAAATCGAAGTCAAGGTGCTTCACATCGACCGCGAAAAGCAAAAAATCGCTTTGGGTCTGAAGCAAAAAGATCGCAACCCGTGGGAAAACATCGAGCAGAAGTACCCGGTCGATTCCAACCACATGGGCGAAGTCGTCAATGTGATGAGCTACGGTGCGTTCGTGAAGCTCGAGCCCGGCATCGAAGGTCTGGTTCACATCAGCGAAATGAGCTGGACCAAACGGGTCAATCACCCCAGCGAATTGGTCAACATCGGCGACAAGATCGAAGTCAAGATCTTGGGCGTCGACCCCGAAGGCCAGCAGCTTTCGCTGGGTATGAAGCAAACCCAAAAGAACCCTTGGGAAGACGTCCTCGAGCGTTACCCCGAAGGAACCGATGTCAACGGAAAGGTCCGCAACCTCACCAACTACGGTGCGTTCATCGAACTCGAAGAAGGCATCGATGGATTGTTGCACGTCAGCGATATGTCATGGACTCGCAAAATCGGTCACCCCAGCGAAGTGCTGGAGAAAGGCCAGGAATTGCAGTGCCGTGTCCTTAGCGTCGACGAGCAGCGTCGCCGAATCGCCCTCGGACTCAAGCAACTCGATAACGACCCCTGGGACGGCGACATTCCAGACAAGTACCAACCCGGTCAACTGGTCAAAGGAACTGTCACCAAGATCACCAACTTCGGTGTCTTCATTGGTCTCGAAGACGGCTTGGAAGGTTTGCTGCACATCAGTGAACTTGCCGAGCACAAAGTCGAGAACCCCGAGGAAGTCGTCAAAGTCAACGACGAAATCGAAGTCAAAGTCTTGCGTGTCGATACCGACGAACGGAAGATCGGCCTCTCGCTCAAACGTGTCGAATGGGGCGAAGAAGAAGAGCGTGCGGCAGCCGAAGCGGAAGCCGCCGAAGCCGGCGATGTTCCTGCTCAAGATGGCGAGCTAAAGGGTGGTCTGGGAAGCGGCGAAGGCCCGCTGTTCCCACCAGCAAACTAG
- the sufC gene encoding Fe-S cluster assembly ATPase SufC, whose protein sequence is MTHVLKIEDLHVSVGDKPILRGVNLTINHGETHALMGPNGSGKSTLGLAIMGHPGYEVTDGSIKLDDQDVLEMEPDERARAGIFMAFQRPVAIPGVKMADFLRHAATNVRRPDRKEGEELIPMREFRKELKDKMQHLRMDVEFARRYVNDGFSGGEMKRAEILQLAMLQPKFAVLDETDSGLDADAVRLASESIADIGHQKMGLLIITHHDKLLEHNPPDFTHVMLGGRIVETGGKELADELHRQGYDRIRKAYPEADARNQEMLAEEAMA, encoded by the coding sequence ATGACGCACGTCTTGAAAATCGAAGACCTTCACGTTTCCGTCGGCGACAAGCCGATCTTGCGAGGCGTCAACTTGACCATCAACCATGGCGAAACACACGCGCTGATGGGCCCCAACGGTAGCGGCAAAAGCACGCTTGGGTTGGCCATCATGGGACACCCAGGTTACGAAGTCACCGACGGATCGATCAAGCTTGACGATCAGGATGTCTTGGAGATGGAACCCGACGAGCGAGCCCGTGCGGGGATCTTCATGGCTTTCCAACGCCCCGTGGCAATCCCGGGTGTCAAGATGGCTGACTTTTTGCGTCATGCCGCAACGAACGTCCGCCGTCCAGACCGAAAGGAAGGCGAGGAATTGATCCCAATGCGTGAGTTCCGCAAAGAGCTGAAGGACAAAATGCAGCACTTGCGGATGGACGTCGAGTTCGCTCGCCGTTACGTCAACGATGGATTCTCGGGCGGTGAAATGAAGCGTGCCGAAATCCTGCAACTTGCGATGCTGCAACCCAAGTTTGCCGTGCTCGACGAAACTGACTCTGGGCTGGATGCCGACGCGGTTCGCTTGGCCAGTGAGTCGATCGCCGACATCGGGCATCAAAAGATGGGTCTGCTGATCATCACCCACCACGACAAATTGCTCGAACACAACCCACCAGATTTCACCCATGTGATGCTCGGTGGCCGTATCGTCGAAACCGGTGGGAAAGAACTGGCCGACGAATTGCACCGCCAAGGTTACGATCGCATCCGCAAGGCCTACCCCGAAGCCGACGCGCGTAACCAAGAAATGCTCGCCGAAGAAGCGATGGCGTAA
- a CDS encoding GxxExxY protein, with the protein MATKRAVRQDRSIFAAQLVTYLRLKNLKLGLVINSGEKLVKNGANRVVNKL; encoded by the coding sequence TTGGCAACGAAACGAGCCGTCAGGCAAGACCGTTCAATCTTCGCCGCTCAGCTGGTGACGTACTTGAGACTGAAGAACCTCAAGCTGGGCCTGGTGATCAACTCTGGCGAAAAGCTAGTCAAAAATGGGGCCAATCGCGTCGTGAATAAGTTATGA
- the mdh gene encoding malate dehydrogenase: MRRAKISIIGAGNVGATCAHWCASAELGDIVLLDIPQTEDMPAGKALDLMQSSPIMGFDSKVVGTTSYDDTADSDVIVVTAGIPRKPGMSRDDLLATNAKIVTSVGEQIKKSSPNAVVIVVSNPLDAMVQQMWKVTGFDPARVCGQAGVLDTARYRTFLAMELGVSVEDISALLMGGHGDTMVPIPSCTSVGGIPVTQLIDSARLDEIVERTRKGGAEIVSLLKTGSAYYAPAAACAQMVEAVVKDKKRCIPVAALCDKEYGVGGYYVGVPVIMGSGGVEKVIELNLTDAETADFQKSVDAVKGLVATMDELLAG, from the coding sequence ATGCGTCGCGCGAAAATTTCGATCATCGGAGCCGGAAACGTAGGAGCGACTTGCGCCCATTGGTGCGCGTCGGCTGAACTCGGTGACATCGTTCTCTTGGACATTCCTCAAACCGAAGATATGCCCGCCGGAAAGGCACTCGATTTGATGCAATCGTCGCCAATCATGGGCTTCGATTCCAAGGTGGTTGGCACGACCAGCTACGATGACACCGCCGATAGCGACGTCATCGTTGTGACCGCAGGGATTCCGCGTAAACCTGGCATGAGCCGTGATGATTTGCTCGCCACCAACGCCAAAATTGTCACGAGCGTCGGCGAACAAATCAAAAAGTCCAGCCCCAACGCCGTCGTCATCGTCGTCAGCAACCCGCTCGATGCGATGGTTCAGCAGATGTGGAAGGTGACCGGATTTGATCCCGCACGCGTCTGTGGTCAAGCAGGTGTGCTCGACACCGCACGTTATCGCACGTTCCTGGCAATGGAACTCGGCGTCAGCGTCGAAGACATCAGCGCGCTTCTGATGGGTGGACACGGTGACACGATGGTTCCAATCCCCAGCTGCACCAGTGTCGGCGGCATCCCCGTGACCCAACTGATCGACTCGGCTCGCTTGGACGAAATTGTCGAGCGAACTCGAAAAGGCGGTGCCGAAATCGTCTCGTTGCTGAAAACGGGGAGTGCTTACTACGCACCAGCTGCTGCCTGTGCCCAAATGGTCGAAGCGGTCGTCAAAGACAAGAAACGCTGTATCCCCGTCGCGGCATTGTGCGACAAAGAGTATGGCGTCGGCGGTTACTATGTCGGCGTTCCCGTGATCATGGGAAGCGGCGGAGTCGAAAAGGTAATCGAGCTGAACTTGACCGATGCAGAGACCGCGGACTTCCAAAAGAGCGTCGACGCGGTCAAAGGCTTGGTCGCGACCATGGACGAATTGCTGGCCGGCTAG
- a CDS encoding glycerate kinase family protein: MNVLIVPDKFKGSLTASEVIAAIEAGLKGKLPDVIVHHVVASDGGDGFLDAIIKCRPSVAVVSCDTVDPLGRPIEAEFGFDESESVAYVEMARASGMELLRADERDPSETSTEGTGRLILAAMSRGAKTIYVGLGGSATNDGGCGIAKALGFRFFDASGNTIDPVGGQLGRIDRIDSASVTPGASDVRIIAVNDVSNPLLGSEGAAFVYAPQKGADAAMVRDLDAGLDHLQSIVRRDLSTDAAEVPGAGAAGGTGYGLKAFLKADFISGIEFVLTLAEMETLLAAGTIDLIVTGEGRIDDQTAYGKLVRGVADVGEKYNVPVKAICGQLNLERKSFSDLGLSGVVQIHRQDRPLDETIRRAAELVTSAAGELITDEMRHG, translated from the coding sequence ATGAATGTGTTGATCGTCCCTGACAAATTCAAAGGCTCACTGACGGCAAGCGAGGTCATCGCTGCCATCGAAGCTGGCTTGAAGGGCAAGCTTCCTGACGTCATCGTTCATCATGTCGTTGCCTCCGACGGAGGCGATGGATTTTTGGATGCGATCATCAAATGTCGACCATCGGTTGCCGTCGTCAGTTGCGATACGGTCGATCCTCTGGGACGCCCCATCGAGGCGGAATTCGGATTCGATGAAAGCGAATCGGTCGCTTATGTGGAAATGGCTCGGGCAAGTGGGATGGAGCTGCTTCGCGCCGACGAACGCGACCCTTCCGAGACTTCGACGGAAGGCACCGGACGATTGATCCTTGCCGCGATGAGCCGTGGTGCAAAAACCATCTACGTTGGACTGGGAGGAAGCGCCACCAATGACGGAGGATGCGGGATCGCGAAGGCTCTTGGTTTTCGCTTCTTCGATGCTTCCGGCAATACGATCGATCCAGTCGGAGGACAACTCGGCCGCATCGATCGAATTGATTCGGCATCCGTTACGCCAGGAGCCTCCGACGTTCGCATCATCGCGGTCAACGATGTCTCCAATCCGCTACTGGGCAGCGAGGGAGCTGCATTCGTTTATGCGCCACAAAAGGGCGCTGACGCGGCAATGGTCCGCGACCTTGACGCCGGCCTTGATCACTTGCAATCGATCGTTCGGCGTGACTTGTCAACCGACGCGGCTGAGGTCCCAGGTGCCGGCGCGGCCGGCGGAACCGGCTACGGTCTGAAAGCATTCTTAAAGGCAGACTTTATCTCGGGAATTGAATTCGTCCTCACACTCGCCGAAATGGAAACGCTACTCGCCGCCGGAACGATTGACCTGATCGTGACCGGCGAAGGCCGTATCGATGACCAAACCGCCTACGGCAAGCTCGTCCGTGGTGTCGCCGATGTGGGCGAAAAGTACAACGTGCCAGTCAAAGCGATCTGCGGACAACTAAATCTTGAACGCAAATCTTTCTCCGACCTGGGACTTTCTGGTGTCGTCCAGATCCATCGACAAGATCGCCCCCTAGATGAAACAATTCGGCGAGCCGCAGAACTGGTGACGTCCGCGGCAGGAGAACTGATCACCGACGAAATGCGACACGGCTGA